A stretch of Aphanothece sacrum FPU1 DNA encodes these proteins:
- the ruvB gene encoding Holliday junction branch migration DNA helicase RuvB, with protein sequence MAIKRSGNSDNSASSPKKTSPSIPSETDHLLSPISTPQEQGKSEDSIRPHSLADYIGQQDLKDVLSIAIGAAKTRQDSLDHLLLYGPPGLGKTTISLILSTEMGVNCKITAAPALERPRDITGLLVNLKPGDILFIDEIHRLNRLTEELLYPAMEDYRLDITIGKGQSARIRSIPLPKFTLIGATTKVGSLTSPLRDRFGLIQRLRFYEPQELALIILRTAKIINTSITEEGATEIACRSRGTPRIANRLLRRVRDYMQVKKLDIITEELAKDALNIYQVDTQGLDWTDRLILQTMIDQFKGGPVGLEAIGAATGEDAKTIEEVYEPYLLQIGFLHRTPRGRVVSAPAYQHLQLT encoded by the coding sequence ATGGCAATTAAACGGTCTGGTAATTCTGATAATTCTGCTTCTTCTCCAAAAAAAACAAGCCCTTCCATACCTTCTGAAACTGATCATCTGCTTTCACCTATTTCTACTCCTCAAGAACAAGGTAAATCAGAGGACTCTATCCGTCCCCATTCCTTAGCTGATTATATTGGACAACAAGATCTCAAAGATGTCTTATCTATTGCTATTGGGGCAGCAAAAACTCGTCAAGATTCTTTAGATCACTTATTATTATATGGCCCTCCTGGCTTGGGTAAAACGACAATTTCTCTCATTTTATCGACTGAAATGGGTGTTAATTGTAAAATTACGGCTGCACCTGCTTTAGAACGTCCTAGAGATATTACAGGGTTATTAGTTAATCTTAAACCTGGGGATATTTTGTTTATTGATGAAATTCATCGTCTTAATCGTTTGACGGAAGAATTACTTTATCCGGCGATGGAAGATTATCGTCTTGATATTACTATTGGTAAGGGACAATCTGCTAGAATTCGTAGTATTCCTTTGCCTAAATTTACGTTAATTGGTGCTACAACTAAGGTAGGATCTTTAACATCTCCTTTGCGCGATCGCTTTGGATTAATTCAACGTTTAAGATTTTATGAACCCCAGGAATTAGCTTTAATTATTCTACGAACTGCGAAGATTATTAATACTTCAATTACTGAAGAAGGTGCAACAGAAATTGCTTGTAGATCTAGAGGAACTCCTCGTATTGCTAATCGTTTATTGCGGCGAGTTCGAGATTATATGCAGGTCAAAAAATTAGATATAATTACAGAAGAATTAGCCAAAGATGCGTTAAATATTTATCAGGTAGATACTCAAGGATTGGATTGGACAGATAGGTTAATTTTACAAACAATGATCGATCAATTTAAGGGGGGGCCAGTAGGTTTAGAAGCTATTGGTGCTGCTACGGGTGAAGATGCTAAAACCATTGAAGAAGTTTATGAACCTTATTTATTACAAATTGGTTTTCTTCATCGTACTCCAAGGGGTAGAGTTGTTTCTGCTCCTGCTTATCAACATTTACAATTAACCTGA
- a CDS encoding type II toxin-antitoxin system VapC family toxin, whose product MNVLIDTNVIIDIALERQPHFVDSDRVLSLAEQNQIKGYISASTFGDLYYIINRNKGRIVTLDFISKVCQCCQVATVDAMVIDMALNANFNDFEDGIQYSCAMVNQIEIIVTRNPQDFPVTTSLILTPSQLIEQYLL is encoded by the coding sequence ATGAATGTTCTAATTGATACTAACGTTATTATTGATATCGCATTAGAACGTCAACCGCATTTTGTCGACAGTGATCGCGTTCTATCTTTAGCTGAACAAAATCAAATTAAAGGATATATTTCTGCTTCAACTTTTGGCGATTTATACTATATTATTAATCGGAATAAAGGCAGAATAGTTACTCTAGATTTTATCAGCAAAGTTTGTCAATGTTGTCAAGTAGCGACTGTTGATGCTATGGTAATTGATATGGCGTTGAATGCTAACTTTAATGATTTTGAAGATGGGATTCAATATAGTTGTGCAATGGTGAATCAAATTGAAATAATTGTCACTCGTAATCCTCAAGATTTCCCGGTGACAACCTCCCTAATTTTAACACCATCCCAATTAATTGAACAATATCTTTTATAA
- a CDS encoding Uma2 family endonuclease: protein MITKVTPAKFSVQEYHQIIETGILAYRKVELINGIIIEMAPEGTEHSYYGQSLADIFRLSLSGQVLVRENKPITLSNNTEPEPDIALVQLPSTRYLSHHPYPEDIYLLIEISKSTLAFDSSVKRKNYAKEEIKDYWIVDIINKQLKIYRSPSQGDYQEITTLKANSILSPLAFPNTIITIQEIFAS from the coding sequence ATGATAACAAAAGTTACCCCTGCTAAATTCTCTGTCCAAGAATATCACCAAATAATTGAGACAGGAATTTTAGCTTATAGAAAAGTAGAATTAATTAATGGAATAATTATTGAAATGGCACCAGAAGGAACTGAACATAGCTATTATGGACAGAGTTTAGCTGACATTTTTCGATTATCTCTTTCGGGTCAAGTTTTGGTTAGAGAAAATAAACCGATAACTCTTTCAAATAACACTGAACCTGAACCTGATATTGCCCTTGTTCAACTACCTTCTACTCGATATTTATCTCATCATCCTTATCCTGAAGATATTTATTTATTAATAGAAATCTCTAAATCTACTCTAGCATTTGACAGTTCTGTTAAACGAAAAAATTATGCTAAAGAAGAAATTAAAGATTATTGGATTGTTGATATCATTAATAAACAGTTAAAAATTTATCGTTCTCCATCTCAAGGAGACTATCAAGAAATTACAACATTAAAAGCAAATTCTATTTTATCTCCTTTAGCTTTTCCTAATACGATAATTACGATACAAGAAATTTTTGCTAGTTAG
- the ahr gene encoding NADPH-dependent aldehyde reductase Ahr: MVIQAYGVHQMGEALKPFEYDPGPLREEEVEINVEYCGICHSDLSMLNNEWGISQYPLVPGHEVVGKIGAVGEKVKTLSLGQTVGLGWFSRSCLTCEWCVGGDQNLCLTAEGTIVGRYGGFANKVRAHHGWVVPLPSGLNPQTAGPLFCGGITVFNPIIECGVQPTDRVGVIGIGGLGHMAIQFLHAWGCDVTAFSGSQNKEQEARNLGANHFINSRDSHALKSVENSFDFIISTVNADLNWNGYILALRPKGRLHFVGVTPNPISTQVFPLIVGQKSISASPFGSPRNVMKMLEFAARHHIEPMIETYPLENVNEALEKLRQGTPRYRLVLTV; the protein is encoded by the coding sequence ATGGTAATTCAAGCTTACGGAGTTCATCAAATGGGAGAAGCATTAAAACCCTTTGAATATGACCCTGGCCCATTAAGAGAGGAAGAAGTGGAAATTAATGTAGAATACTGCGGGATTTGTCACAGTGACTTAAGTATGCTCAATAATGAGTGGGGTATCTCCCAATATCCTTTAGTTCCTGGCCATGAAGTAGTAGGAAAAATCGGGGCCGTCGGAGAAAAAGTTAAAACCCTCTCTCTCGGTCAAACAGTCGGTTTAGGCTGGTTTTCTCGGTCTTGTCTGACTTGTGAATGGTGTGTCGGTGGGGATCAAAATCTCTGTTTAACGGCTGAGGGAACCATTGTGGGGCGTTATGGCGGCTTTGCCAATAAAGTCAGGGCCCATCACGGTTGGGTTGTGCCTCTGCCGTCTGGACTCAATCCTCAAACGGCTGGCCCCTTGTTTTGTGGGGGGATTACAGTGTTTAATCCGATTATTGAATGCGGAGTACAACCGACTGATCGGGTAGGGGTTATTGGTATTGGGGGTTTAGGTCACATGGCCATCCAATTTCTCCATGCTTGGGGATGTGATGTTACTGCTTTTTCCGGGAGTCAAAATAAGGAACAAGAGGCACGAAATTTAGGGGCAAATCACTTTATTAATTCTAGGGATTCTCATGCTTTAAAATCAGTAGAAAATTCGTTTGATTTTATTATCTCAACTGTTAATGCTGATTTGAATTGGAATGGTTATATCTTAGCTTTACGTCCTAAAGGTCGTTTACATTTTGTTGGGGTTACTCCTAATCCTATTTCTACTCAAGTTTTTCCTTTAATTGTAGGACAAAAATCGATTTCTGCAAGTCCTTTTGGAAGTCCTAGAAATGTCATGAAAATGTTAGAATTTGCAGCCCGTCATCATATTGAACCAATGATTGAAACTTACCCCCTAGAGAATGTAAATGAAGCTTTAGAAAAGCTTCGTCAGGGTACACCTAGATACCGTTTAGTTCTAACTGTTTAA
- a CDS encoding transglutaminase TgpA family protein, which yields MENTNSQQLPFFEKFRQKIAAMPLPQTEESLLLRILVQGLVIVGIIATDVAAQTQMSLWAIPLSILGATWSWYRRKYPNITIKFFLAIGMLGVLFFFLINLTQNLNDSRLTLAGLLVQLQVLHSFDLPRRKDLGYSMIIGLILLGVAGTVSQTLAFAPWLLLFLILAIPTLVLDYRSRLGLKSINLSLKSLFYSPSSVPNSQGSFWQYSPLSPSRLSVILGITLLLGLGIFLVMPRFPGYQLQTFPVSSPLDADSQKFEQKNRDIINPGYAQNGQKNNQNNGGEGSPSEGTGQFNSNYYYGFNTKINQNLRGEMKPKVVLRVRSQAPGFWRALSFDYYTGQGWEISGDKDLKTINRDLWSYKFFLPSTGTYMKTKEVIQSYTAVSELPNVIPTLYSPTSLYFPAKEIAQDPQNNLRSPVGLIEGLTYTVISEVPYRNRTVLNKSPYKYSQEIKDTYLQIPSEISEKVRKKTLELISTSEKPLNSTYEAALFLTQKVKQLYRIQPDLPFFDDQEDLVEAFLFKYEGGYQDHFSTVLTMMLRSIGIPARLTVGFGAGKFNPFTGFYIVKNTDAYALTEAYFPYFGWYGFDPIPGHDLIPPSVEEDQTFGVLKQFWNWVAGWLPSPITGFFNVIWTYVIGGFLSLLLLIWEFISGSLIGVFVGLLLGIGLAFLGWLGWGQLSKLGYHRQLAKLPPMARLYQEMLGVLKGKGYPKHPAQTPLEYVEVSRQQHPSEQAEIIAEISQAYVSWRYGENTQNLEYLQQQFQALVKSLKPKNSN from the coding sequence ATGGAAAACACTAACTCGCAACAATTACCATTTTTTGAGAAATTTAGACAAAAAATTGCAGCAATGCCTTTGCCGCAAACAGAAGAATCCTTACTATTGCGTATTTTAGTCCAAGGATTAGTTATTGTTGGTATTATTGCTACAGATGTGGCCGCTCAAACTCAGATGAGTCTATGGGCTATTCCCTTAAGTATTTTAGGGGCAACTTGGAGTTGGTATCGTCGTAAATATCCTAACATTACGATCAAGTTTTTCCTAGCAATAGGAATGCTAGGAGTTTTGTTTTTTTTCTTAATTAATTTAACTCAGAATTTAAACGATAGTCGTCTTACTTTAGCTGGATTATTAGTTCAATTACAAGTTCTCCACAGTTTTGATTTACCTCGGCGCAAAGATTTAGGCTATTCTATGATCATTGGTTTGATTTTATTAGGAGTAGCCGGGACAGTTTCTCAAACCTTAGCTTTTGCCCCTTGGTTATTACTATTTTTAATTCTTGCTATTCCTACCTTAGTCTTAGATTATCGTTCTCGTTTAGGCTTAAAAAGCATTAATTTATCTTTAAAATCACTCTTTTATAGTCCTTCATCTGTTCCTAATTCTCAGGGTTCATTTTGGCAATATTCTCCTCTTTCTCCTAGTCGTTTAAGTGTCATTCTTGGCATTACATTACTATTAGGATTAGGAATTTTTCTGGTGATGCCTCGTTTTCCTGGGTATCAACTACAAACCTTTCCAGTTAGTAGTCCTTTAGATGCAGATAGTCAAAAATTTGAGCAAAAAAACCGTGATATTATCAATCCAGGTTATGCTCAAAATGGTCAAAAAAATAACCAGAATAATGGTGGAGAAGGAAGTCCAAGCGAAGGAACTGGTCAATTTAATAGTAATTATTATTATGGTTTTAATACTAAAATTAATCAAAATTTACGAGGAGAAATGAAGCCCAAAGTTGTCCTGCGGGTACGTTCTCAAGCTCCAGGATTTTGGCGTGCTTTATCTTTTGATTATTATACAGGCCAAGGTTGGGAAATTTCGGGAGATAAGGACTTAAAAACGATTAATAGAGATCTTTGGTCTTACAAGTTTTTTCTTCCTTCTACTGGCACTTATATGAAGACTAAAGAGGTGATTCAAAGTTATACGGCTGTTTCAGAGTTACCTAATGTAATTCCGACTTTATATTCGCCTACTTCTCTCTATTTTCCTGCAAAAGAAATTGCTCAAGATCCTCAAAATAATTTGCGATCGCCTGTAGGTTTAATTGAAGGACTTACCTATACAGTTATCTCAGAAGTTCCTTATAGAAACCGCACCGTTTTAAACAAATCTCCTTATAAGTATTCTCAAGAAATAAAAGATACCTATTTACAAATTCCTTCGGAAATTAGCGAGAAAGTTCGTAAAAAAACCCTAGAATTAATTTCTACTTCAGAAAAACCTCTTAATTCTACTTACGAAGCAGCTTTATTTTTAACCCAAAAAGTTAAACAACTATATCGAATTCAGCCTGATTTGCCTTTTTTTGATGACCAAGAAGATTTAGTAGAAGCATTTTTATTTAAGTATGAAGGAGGCTATCAAGATCACTTTTCAACTGTCCTAACAATGATGTTACGATCAATTGGCATTCCAGCCAGATTAACTGTAGGATTTGGGGCAGGAAAATTTAATCCGTTTACGGGTTTTTATATCGTTAAAAATACAGATGCTTACGCTTTAACCGAGGCTTATTTTCCTTATTTTGGTTGGTATGGTTTTGACCCCATTCCTGGTCATGATTTAATCCCTCCTTCTGTTGAAGAAGATCAAACCTTTGGGGTACTTAAACAATTTTGGAATTGGGTGGCTGGTTGGCTACCTTCTCCTATTACTGGATTTTTTAATGTTATTTGGACTTATGTAATTGGTGGTTTCTTAAGTTTATTATTATTGATCTGGGAATTTATTTCAGGTAGTTTAATAGGGGTATTTGTTGGTTTATTATTAGGGATTGGTTTAGCATTTTTAGGCTGGTTAGGTTGGGGACAACTCAGCAAATTAGGATATCATCGTCAGTTAGCAAAATTACCACCAATGGCGCGATTATACCAGGAAATGTTAGGAGTATTAAAAGGAAAAGGATATCCAAAACATCCGGCCCAAACGCCCTTAGAATATGTAGAAGTTTCCCGTCAACAACATCCCAGCGAACAAGCAGAAATTATTGCAGAAATTTCTCAAGCTTATGTGAGTTGGCGATATGGAGAAAATACCCAAAATTTAGAGTATTTGCAACAACAATTTCAAGCATTAGTTAAGAGTTTAAAGCCAAAAAATTCTAATTAA
- a CDS encoding sulfotransferase domain-containing protein produces MIKQTVKNIVYPLFKSRPDFLIIGAQKSGTTSLYNYLIQHPQIIKNKSWKEVRYFDLPENYAQGMTWYLGNFPSKLQKGNRMTVDSSPNYMYFPHIPNLIKQDLGNIKMIAVLREPVSRAYSAWKMYHSFWTNADVAQNNKKIADTRTFAEAIEQELNNKCAADIYTYDYLARGKYVEQIENYYQYFDKNMLLILNFNDLKNDLESVLNRVCTFLDIEPFSEASLKQLLENKYNVGIKSEKSVEDKQVLEQLKTYFEPYNQQLYTLLGKSYNW; encoded by the coding sequence ATGATTAAACAAACCGTCAAAAATATCGTTTATCCTCTCTTTAAGTCTCGCCCAGATTTTCTAATTATTGGAGCGCAGAAATCGGGAACAACTTCATTATATAATTATTTGATTCAGCATCCTCAAATCATTAAAAATAAAAGTTGGAAAGAAGTTCGTTATTTTGATCTTCCAGAAAATTATGCTCAAGGTATGACTTGGTACTTAGGAAATTTTCCTTCTAAATTACAAAAAGGAAATCGGATGACGGTAGATTCTTCCCCTAATTATATGTATTTTCCTCATATTCCTAATTTAATTAAACAAGATTTAGGAAATATTAAAATGATTGCGGTGTTAAGAGAACCAGTGAGTCGTGCTTATTCTGCTTGGAAAATGTATCATAGTTTTTGGACTAATGCTGATGTCGCACAGAATAATAAAAAAATTGCAGACACTAGAACTTTTGCTGAAGCTATTGAACAAGAATTAAATAATAAATGTGCTGCCGATATATATACTTATGATTATTTAGCCAGAGGTAAGTACGTTGAACAGATAGAAAATTATTATCAATATTTTGACAAAAATATGCTCTTAATTCTTAACTTTAATGATCTTAAAAATGATTTAGAATCTGTCCTTAATCGAGTTTGCACATTTTTAGATATTGAACCTTTTTCTGAAGCTTCTCTCAAGCAGCTTCTAGAAAATAAATACAATGTGGGTATAAAATCCGAGAAAAGTGTAGAAGATAAGCAAGTTTTAGAACAATTGAAGACTTATTTTGAACCCTATAACCAACAATTATACACTTTATTAGGTAAGAGTTATAATTGGTAA
- a CDS encoding type II toxin-antitoxin system HicA family toxin — protein sequence MGKKEKILEQARRNPQGLSFDDFESLLLLCRWELKRQRGSHRFWYSPNKYRISIQPMKDGKAKAYQVKQFLETYDRENG from the coding sequence ATGGGAAAAAAAGAAAAAATCTTAGAACAGGCCAGGAGAAACCCGCAAGGCTTAAGCTTTGATGATTTTGAATCGTTATTGTTACTATGCAGATGGGAATTAAAGCGTCAACGTGGCAGTCACCGTTTTTGGTATTCTCCTAATAAATATCGCATTTCTATTCAACCGATGAAAGATGGAAAAGCAAAAGCTTATCAAGTCAAACAATTTTTGGAGACCTATGATAGAGAAAATGGATAG
- a CDS encoding UbiD family decarboxylase — MARDLRGFIKQLEQRGQLKRITTLVDSDLEIAEISNRMLQAGGPALLFENVKGSKFSVAINLMGTVERICWCMNMEQPQELEKLGEKLALLQQPKPPKKISQAIDFGKVLFDVLKAKPGRDFFPSCQQVIIEKEELDLNSLPLIRPYPGDAGKIITLGLVITKDCETGTANVGVYRLQLQSNNTMTVHWLSIRGGARHLRKAAENGKKLEVAIALGVDPLIIMAAATPIPVDLSEWLFAGLYGGSGVQLAKCKTLDLEVPADAEFILEGTITPGEVLPDGPFGDHMGYYGGVEDSPLVRFHCMTHRRDPIYLTTFSGRPPKEEAMMAIALNRIYTPILRQQVSEIRDFFLPMEALSYKAAIISIDKAYPGQARRAALAFWSALPQFTYTKFVIVVDQEINIRDPRQVVWAISSKVDPSRDVFILPETPFDTLDFACEKIGLGGRMGIDATTKMYPETDHEWGKTLESDADIAAMVDRRWDEYGLGDIILTEVDPNLFGYDFIR; from the coding sequence ATGGCTAGAGATCTACGGGGATTCATTAAACAACTCGAACAAAGAGGTCAACTAAAACGCATCACGACTTTAGTTGATTCTGACTTAGAAATTGCTGAAATCTCTAACCGAATGTTACAAGCAGGGGGCCCAGCTTTACTTTTTGAGAACGTCAAAGGGTCTAAGTTTTCTGTTGCTATTAATTTAATGGGAACAGTAGAACGCATTTGTTGGTGCATGAACATGGAACAACCCCAAGAATTAGAAAAATTAGGGGAAAAGTTAGCTTTATTACAACAACCGAAACCTCCAAAAAAGATTTCTCAAGCTATTGATTTTGGTAAAGTATTATTTGACGTTCTCAAAGCAAAACCTGGTCGAGATTTTTTTCCCTCTTGTCAACAAGTTATCATCGAAAAGGAAGAATTAGATCTCAATAGTTTACCTCTTATTCGTCCCTATCCAGGAGATGCTGGAAAAATCATTACGTTGGGACTTGTTATTACAAAAGACTGCGAAACTGGAACCGCAAATGTGGGAGTTTATCGCTTACAACTTCAATCTAATAATACTATGACCGTCCATTGGTTATCGATACGGGGTGGGGCCAGACATTTACGAAAAGCTGCCGAAAATGGCAAAAAATTAGAAGTTGCGATTGCTTTAGGGGTTGATCCTTTAATTATTATGGCCGCAGCTACTCCCATTCCCGTAGACTTATCAGAATGGTTATTTGCAGGGTTATATGGAGGATCTGGGGTACAATTAGCCAAATGCAAAACCCTTGACTTAGAAGTCCCGGCCGATGCAGAATTTATCTTAGAAGGAACTATTACCCCTGGGGAAGTGTTACCAGATGGCCCTTTTGGGGATCACATGGGGTATTACGGGGGAGTAGAAGACTCTCCTCTGGTTCGCTTTCACTGCATGACTCATCGTCGAGATCCCATCTATTTAACCACCTTTAGTGGTCGTCCCCCCAAAGAAGAAGCAATGATGGCGATCGCATTGAATCGCATTTACACACCCATTTTACGGCAACAAGTCTCAGAAATTCGGGACTTTTTCTTACCGATGGAAGCTTTAAGTTATAAAGCGGCTATTATTTCTATTGACAAAGCTTATCCAGGTCAAGCTAGAAGGGCAGCTTTAGCGTTTTGGAGTGCCTTACCTCAATTTACTTATACCAAATTTGTGATCGTTGTGGATCAAGAAATTAATATTCGTGATCCTCGTCAAGTGGTTTGGGCCATAAGTTCTAAAGTTGACCCATCACGGGATGTCTTTATCTTACCAGAAACTCCTTTTGATACCTTAGATTTTGCTTGCGAAAAAATCGGTTTAGGGGGAAGAATGGGAATAGATGCAACGACAAAAATGTATCCTGAAACTGATCATGAATGGGGAAAAACATTAGAGTCTGATGCTGATATTGCAGCAATGGTTGATCGTCGTTGGGATGAGTATGGATTAGGAGATATTATATTAACTGAAGTTGATCCTAATTTATTTGGTTATGATTTTATACGTTAA
- a CDS encoding DUF3146 family protein, giving the protein MNVTVSSKLPETIAYVRIIQQSWQLGHLEGEVRAAQYQWRFQWHFRRGRLSVQPSLGRALIYEPLGRFLERCDYQLEPGGDYEFTLRAEL; this is encoded by the coding sequence ATGAATGTCACTGTGAGTTCTAAACTGCCGGAAACCATCGCTTATGTCCGCATTATCCAACAGTCTTGGCAACTAGGCCACCTTGAGGGAGAAGTCAGGGCCGCACAGTATCAATGGCGGTTTCAGTGGCATTTTCGGCGCGGCAGATTATCCGTACAGCCTTCTTTGGGCCGGGCTTTAATTTACGAACCATTAGGACGTTTTTTAGAACGTTGTGACTATCAATTAGAACCTGGTGGTGATTATGAGTTTACCTTACGCGCAGAACTGTAG
- a CDS encoding anthranilate synthase component I: MNPVYPWYWRSLPLNQRIGSDIFQCLFADHTIATLLESPFPTPTDYPYLSRYSICAGEPRIIGGKTQLWTPQIGEILPFLTDLLQKDQFIPQQPDHLPFIGGWLGWLGYDLAREIEQLPQFNQDPLPFPLAYWYEPASFAILDHLEQTLWLASTTLSELDHLQHRLISSPHHPITSLLHHSITSSPISFYTAQNEYENAVRQAKKYIQAGDIFQANLSLRFHSTTPTDSWSIYRKLQQINPSPFASYWRTPWGDVISCSPERLVNLQGNIAQTRPIAGTRPRGKTPQQEQSLWQELTRDRKELAEHIMLVDLERNDLGRVCEWGTVKVDELLTVERYSHVMHLVSNVKGILSRDHTPIDLISSLFPGGTITGCPKVRCMEIIEELEPVKRNLFYGSCGYLDRRGNLDLNILIRTLLYTPLSASLNGVWGQVGAGIVADSDPHKEWIESLQKAQAQLAALQ, translated from the coding sequence ATGAACCCAGTCTATCCGTGGTATTGGCGATCGCTTCCTTTGAACCAGCGTATTGGTTCAGATATTTTTCAATGTTTGTTTGCTGATCATACGATCGCTACTTTGTTAGAAAGTCCTTTTCCCACTCCAACAGACTATCCTTATTTATCGCGTTATTCTATTTGTGCGGGAGAACCTCGTATTATAGGGGGTAAAACTCAATTATGGACTCCTCAAATTGGAGAAATTTTACCTTTTTTAACTGATTTATTACAAAAGGATCAGTTTATCCCCCAACAACCAGATCATCTACCCTTTATTGGGGGTTGGTTAGGGTGGTTAGGCTATGATTTAGCCAGAGAAATTGAGCAATTACCCCAGTTTAACCAAGATCCTCTCCCTTTTCCTCTGGCTTATTGGTATGAACCTGCTTCTTTTGCTATTTTAGACCATCTTGAACAAACTTTATGGTTAGCTAGTACGACCCTCTCAGAACTCGATCATTTGCAACACCGTCTTATCTCATCACCCCATCACCCCATCACCTCATTACTCCATCACTCCATCACCTCATCACCTATCTCTTTTTATACTGCCCAAAATGAATACGAAAATGCTGTCCGTCAGGCCAAAAAATATATTCAAGCTGGGGATATTTTTCAAGCTAATTTATCCTTAAGATTTCATAGCACTACCCCTACAGATAGTTGGTCAATTTATCGTAAACTACAACAAATTAATCCTTCTCCTTTTGCTAGTTATTGGCGAACTCCTTGGGGAGATGTTATTAGTTGTTCACCGGAAAGATTAGTTAATTTACAAGGAAATATTGCTCAAACTCGTCCTATTGCTGGAACTCGTCCCCGTGGCAAAACTCCTCAACAAGAACAATCTTTATGGCAAGAATTAACCCGCGATCGCAAAGAATTGGCGGAACATATTATGTTAGTAGATTTAGAACGCAATGATTTAGGACGAGTATGTGAATGGGGAACAGTAAAAGTTGATGAACTTTTAACGGTGGAACGTTATAGTCATGTCATGCACTTAGTTAGTAATGTCAAGGGAATTTTAAGCCGCGATCACACTCCAATTGATTTAATTAGCTCATTATTTCCTGGAGGAACTATTACGGGATGTCCTAAAGTTCGCTGTATGGAAATTATAGAAGAACTCGAACCTGTTAAGCGTAATCTATTTTATGGGTCTTGTGGTTATTTAGATCGACGAGGCAATCTTGACTTAAATATTTTGATTCGGACACTTTTATATACTCCTTTATCTGCTAGTTTAAATGGGGTTTGGGGACAAGTTGGGGCCGGAATAGTTGCTGATAGTGATCCCCATAAAGAATGGATAGAATCTCTACAAAAAGCACAAGCACAGTTAGCAGCTTTGCAATAA
- a CDS encoding type II toxin-antitoxin system HicB family antitoxin has product MIEKMDRPIDYDWDGHTINLYCDEDGDWLAYLLDLPNVSAFGDTPESALNELYEAWEGMKECYKTDGEDLPVATRRKDYSRTF; this is encoded by the coding sequence ATGATAGAGAAAATGGATAGACCTATTGATTATGATTGGGATGGCCATACAATCAATCTCTATTGTGATGAGGATGGCGATTGGCTGGCTTATTTGCTAGACTTGCCTAATGTTTCAGCATTTGGTGATACCCCTGAAAGTGCGCTTAATGAACTTTATGAAGCTTGGGAGGGAATGAAAGAATGCTACAAAACTGATGGTGAAGATCTACCTGTAGCAACAAGAAGAAAAGATTACAGTAGAACTTTTTAG